One Candidatus Eisenbacteria bacterium genomic window carries:
- a CDS encoding lamin tail domain-containing protein — protein MRSLLRILALAALAAAAIVPAALAQSDIIISEYVEGSSNNKAIELYNPTGAAIDLAAGDYKLLLYFNGSVTIGNTIGLTSVLPSGGKWVVAHASASAGILAVANQTSTVLQFNGDDAVVLAKGAVNTVVDAFGQVGFDPGTEWGTGLVSTADNTLRRKPLVCDGDTNATDTFDPSIQWDGFATDTINGLGQHTIACGPTPAAGSTWGGLKLLYR, from the coding sequence ATGCGTTCCTTGCTTCGCATCCTCGCCCTCGCCGCTCTCGCGGCGGCCGCCATCGTCCCGGCCGCGCTCGCGCAGAGCGACATCATCATTTCCGAGTACGTCGAAGGCAGCAGCAACAACAAGGCGATCGAGCTCTACAACCCGACGGGAGCCGCGATCGATCTCGCCGCGGGCGACTACAAGCTGCTCCTCTACTTCAACGGCTCGGTCACGATCGGCAACACGATCGGCCTGACCAGCGTGCTACCCAGCGGCGGCAAGTGGGTCGTCGCTCACGCAAGCGCGTCGGCCGGGATCCTCGCGGTCGCGAACCAGACGAGCACCGTGCTCCAGTTCAACGGCGACGACGCCGTCGTGCTCGCCAAGGGCGCGGTCAACACGGTCGTGGACGCCTTCGGTCAGGTCGGCTTCGATCCCGGCACCGAGTGGGGCACGGGCCTCGTGAGCACCGCCGACAACACGCTTCGCCGCAAGCCGCTGGTCTGCGACGGCGACACGAACGCGACCGACACGTTCGATCCGTCCATCCAGTGGGACGGTTTCGCGACCGACACGATCAACGGGCTCGGCCAGCACACGATCGCGTGCGGTCCGACGCCGGCCGCCGGCAGCACCTGGGGCGGCCTCAAACTGCTCTATCGGTAG